TCTTTTTGGCTGCAATCAAAACAAAACCAATGAAAGAAAGACTGAAATGAAGTGAAGAAAGAAAAAGAATTGaaacaattttcaacaaaaacaaaaaacaaaacataaactaAACAAACGCTCAGAAAACTTATGAATGGGATGTATAAAAGTATAGACAACAAACCAAATTGGCATTAGTATTATAGAAGAATTTATATTGTAAGCACTACCAAAgttgtaacaaaaaaataaaaataatcgtattaaaaaaaaacaataaataaaaaacctcATACAGTGCTTACAAAAACCAAACAGAAAAAAGGACGAAATTCCATATAAACACAAAGCCAAATACACAAAGGATtattacacaaatatttttaaaaaaagtgcaaaaaagaaacacataacaaacaaaacaaagtgcaaataaaagcaacaagctaacaaaaaaaaagtgctAAAATTCTATAGCTAAAATGTGGTCAAAAAAGACTTTTACAATTTCTCAACTACTAATAATAGTGTTCATATCCTTATGTATCTTAACAACTACCACAAGTGCCAGCACTGAAAATATCTCCTCCTCTTCTGCAACGTCAACAACAACCCTGCAAAATGCTGGCACTCGTACAGTGTTACGCATCTATGATGAGTGCACCCGGGCCGAAGGTGGTTTTGTGCCATGTCTTAAGAAAAAAGCTATTTCCTTTATTGATCGCATTTCGTATATTGATGCCATTACCGTGGCCGATGGCATTAAAGTTGTACGCCTACCGGGCACTTCAGTGAGTGATCTGCCAGCTATACGTCCCATGTTTAGTGAAAATGAATTGGAATCATCGTTGTCGCGTTCCGGTGAAGATCGTGACACCAAATTAACTAATATGTTGGTGGAGCGTTTAAGTCATTTCTTTAATGGTCATACGTTGCAAGTTAGTTTTCCGAAATTAACTTCGGATGAAATTGGCCGGGGATTGGAAGAAGGTATGTAGTTGTGCTATTACTGTGTTGaagtttaaacataaaatattgctgctattaaagaaaaataaaatttattattccgAATTTGACTAGGCAAGTGAATGTACAGTGTCCTCTCCAAGTCTCTTTAGTGCAGGAGTTCTCACAAGCTTTTGCTTCACGGCCCACCTGAGCCATTTCATTGCAAGCACGGcccactttttttataaattgataattcttttacaaaattaagAGAACAAGATTCCTTTTTGACAGCACAATTTCTAGTGGAAATTGTGCAAATACAAATTGATAATCAAATTAATATTGGGGaaaagaaattgaaatcaagaaattctaattaatattgagaaaataaaaattgatattcagtatagcaaattaatattgagaaatacTAAACTAGATTAGCGAGTTTAGCATTAAGACAAATTGGGTTTCGCTTATATCTCGGTCATTTATGTAACCATTTGGATAAATCTttgaatacataaaattcagaaAGTACTTCTTAAATATTTCTGTGTTTTAGGTATATcagttaaagttaatttttgtttataaattgtttttgctcatatctcagccacttGTGGGTTAGTAGGTAATCATAACCAACACAGTGACTCTAATAGTTATAAGGACTCAGAATATATGAAAATCAGTGACACATATCGGTAGACCATAGAAAAAAACAGTGAATCCAAAATCTTAAGGTACTAAACTTTCACATCTGAAAGTTCTGAtcgttcaaaaatttaaaatttaaaataagcttttttttcattaatttgatatATTTAGTAACGTTTCTAACTTACAGATTCACAGACTTTGGAAATTTGTATAGCCTATAAATAATTGGGGTAATACTTTTTGGCGGAAAATTATATGGTGGTGTAGATTTGAAACCaaagtttaaagaaatttttcagtatttttaatAGATCGTGAGATCtatttttaatccaaatttaGACAATAGCGtttaaataatgtaattttcaaCACGACTATTTCAAACCTTTTAAATAATTGATGTTACAACCTCAAGAAATATCcttaaatatttcacattatattatgaatttaaatgtattaaataaagcttcctgcaataatatattgtttaatccaagtaaaaaagttaaaaactttCTACCAGccatatgagaaaaaaaattattgtcacatattgatttttttagagttttttttataagaaaatacataaattatatAGACAGTCTTCACTCTTTATTATTATGTCCCGCGTACAGTTGTTAAATCTAGCCTCAtttctactttttaaaaatttgtcccgctttacttacttacttattcCGGACCTCTTTCTACCTTGCAGTGTAGAGGTTTTTGCAAAGACCCgctttattgaaatataaaactaaCAAACCCAGGATATTTCTAACTATGTTTACTCTGATTTTAATTTCTTCAGTATTCTTGATCTTTATAAAAAGGAATGTCTATATAACTATGTTCGTCCAGCATTCGTAGGCATTTGATATCTGACGGATCCAAATCTTATACCAACAATTCAGATATACATTCGAAAACTTTCGTATAGAagatcagcaaaatcggttcataaaGGATTACGATATGATCAAACAATAATTTTGGATATATCTCTGTACATCGAATCGATTATCAAATGAAAGTCCTTTCAACGCGATTGCATCTTTTTTAAAGCGCTATAGAAATACCTGGGAAGTCATACTATTTTTCTGGTAGGTGTTGTCGAGTATAACAAGAATCTGATTTCGAAATTTCCTAAGCATCTCCGAGAGTTATCACTTTCCAGCTATTACTACTTTATTCTTTTTTGTATCATCGTGTTATTAACCTACATATGGCGTTCATTGATTCAGgaaatatttacatttgtatGACAATTATTTTTGGATTAAACTGTACAAAGTCATTACTTAAGCTGTAAAACATTAAACTCACTCGTATACATTTTCTAttaatatttcagaattttatatatttgatcGTCCTTAATaacagaaacaaacaaaatttattagaaaatttccaaaaaaaaaaacataaatattccaTTGATGGGAGAAATAGATAGAATTTGTTGTGTAAtaaactaatgaaaaaaaaaaatacaaaaatgttattCTAAAAATAGTATTGAAATCAAATTATTATATCACAATAGGTAGACAGAAACAAACAGTTGGAATAACcataacaataaaagaaaacaagtccatgtaaatattctatttttatggcagtttttcttttttggcttttcattaaaaacaatttaattagaAAGTTAATAAAGCCAGTCGGAGAATCAGTTGGTAAATAAAATGTCGACAAGAATGTTTAATGAACGTGTTTAGAAGActagaatattaaaaattgtttcactTAAAAGTATCACAACCAAGTACTAcatatttctttattgtaaCCAAATTATTAGCATTTTTCTGGTGTTGAAGTTTTGTGtgcgagttttattttttttttgccagccATTATAATCATCTCGTGACAAAGAAACcatgttaaataaaaacaaaataaaaagaaatcgtataaaaagtaagagaaataaattttatgacatCTTTACATGAAATAGTTGTAGTGGGAAAATAGgcaattgtttttctttttcaatttacgggTACATAACTActtatacatagatacatatttatttagtagtaagCTGgggccgaattttttttacctttagcaataaaaataataaaatgcctcagaacaccaaaaaaatatatatgtatttagaaGTTATAGCTCGacgtataataataataagatcACTTGACAGCCACACGttttacaaacgaaatgatATTGTACAATAATGTGCCTgtcatttgtaaataaaaaaaatataataagggGAGGACTAAAGAGACAGTgtttttacaaaacatttttgtaatttttctacAGCTTTAAAGAATTTCACCAGTTCACCAATATTGTCATAACGAATATAAAATCTAATTCACTTGTcgaatggatttttttttaaaaaaaagctattgcaattttatataatttcttactttcattacttagaagtagccTGATAATGAAATATGAACCGATGGTATCCACAATTGGTTGTGAAATTAATTGatgtataatataataataaataattattcagCTAGTGAATTGTGAAATTGTGAATtctttttagatgtttctccacataatttacgatattttttttacaagaaaatagcaaatttttgtgttttgagataacaatcataaaaatttattgatttctttaaaatttattggcaattaagtgatttcgctcattttcacaaaattttacttttttgtttgatatacataaaattaagtagttaatgttcttcttttgattgattaaatttttaaaaattttcctcatgctatgtacagacatatatattgcgttttaatcggctcagtagtttcggagttataataacaaatatatttttcacatgtaaatatcaaatttttttgttttaaaaaaatcatgaaaaatcgaaaacgtcgaaattgtttagatttataacTTTATCGAAaatccacatgtaataggaacaacatgagatatcgatcataaaactcgatggattattttcgaatttattcacaattaagtgaattcgcttatttttagaaaattgtgtgtttaTTAGCACGtgtttgagtgtaaattttacatgtgttttgtttttgttataataacaaaacacatgaaaaattaaaaaaaaatcaatttaaaaaatgtttagcagaTTTTGAGATTGTCGGTCcgaatttgaattttcttttattagatatccatatcgtCTAACTTAAAGGCTTAGTAATacaaatatagataaaaaagtAGATCAAAAATGTCTGCCATATGTTGCCGAttttaccgaattttaataGCAACCACAGCGGGACTATTTATGTATCAATCATGAATTTGGTAGTTTCggaaagctgatttcaacagacgaaAGGACAGACGGAATGATCAAGAACACCAGCATTGTGATTTTAGAACACTTAgcctaaattcaaaattttgataaaatataggTAAAATTCGGATGGGTCTattagcatattttaggcgGTTTCTATTGCACTTTAATGCTATCTTTAGGATTTTGCAAATTCTAAAAGATGAGGAAAAATATTATGTTCTGCATACTCAGAAATCCTGAAAACGTACTTTTATCCTGGGACATACTATCCCAATGCAGAAGCTGGAGCAAGGTGggtaaaattgttgaaaattaaattttctaagtaTCTTCTAAGCTATAGGAGATAATTTATAGATACTCTGAGGTTTTTTATAGTGTTTGACGAAGAGAttctttatatgtaattttttggaaattggaaTCCAAACAAAGAAATAGagtcgttttaaaaatttgtgtccCTGGTGGGTCCATGAGGCCCAAAATCAAAACTTGAACTCGAAAAGACTTCCTCTTAACATGGTTTAGAGGTTATTTAGATAAGAAACTGCATTGAAAATAAAGAAGATACGAAAGTTTGAAAATTGCTGGGACGTATTATCCCAGTAGTCCCCAAAGGGTTAAGAtgcctttcaaaaaaataaaacagcattATAATTTCcctatacaatttttgttttaggaaGCAAACTACTTATAAGAGACAAATCAATCATCTAAAATGTTTGCATGTCTGAGGTGCCCTATTTTGAGGGAACcgttatgaaaaaataaattcgaatATTCCTCTGCTAAATTTCATGCAAATCGGATAAACCAGttagaaatggcagatttattttcaaaatattttgattctgccccactctTGAGTTAGTTGTATTGTAAGTTTTCGGTGATTTTTCGTTATCGAATGTGATTGGTTTTTCTTTGATCCATTTTGCTGGAAGCTAGCTACTGTTACCTAAATAAGCCAAAAACCATTAATgctcaaataaataataataacgaaattagtttctttttggtgaaaaatcgaTTATATAACTAAAACCATTCATTTAAGATAAATTGATGGAGTCGAAaaaaagcttgagtgtctgcaAAGCtaattcgctctatagttttattcaatatctttagtttacctaaagccttttgggaaaaggttgaTAAAAGTCTGGGAAATTAGGAACACTGACCTAAATgtttagaaattttatatagtaAAGAACATACACTTCTCTTAGATTTCAAAACAAGTTGAAAGTCATCTGCATTCGAGCGAGCAACTCGAACAGTTTACCAATCATtaagtgttttattttctttttttttccaagttttattataaaactttatGTACACAGTTtaacatattaacaaatacaaaataaattattattatttattaaggaCAAATATTGCTAATTCAAAACTGTATGAATTTAAACATTGTTTGGCCAACAAGTCTTTTCTACTTTCCCTTAGAACTTATTCGGTTTTGGCACATTTTTCAACTTGTACATCACTTTTccttgaaaataaacaaaagaagtAATAATAACGAAAACTATAAACAAGTGTATGTCGGATTATTTTATGATGGAAGTTTTATGTCtatttcagaaaaataaatgtgaaaataaattattttgtttatcatgtctcatttaaagtaaatttgtaaggcttttgttatgtttttgtttgttaaactttaacattacttttaatatcaatttgttaaaataattccaataaacatatttcaaaTTCAGTAATACGTCTGTAATTGTCCTTAATATCTTAAAATatgaatgtacatacatatgtattttgtattttaacattaattttactatcaatttgttaaattaaatttcttatcaataaacatattacaaatttagaaataattgtccttaaattttgtttgattgcTGTTGGACTtgtgtaaatattaaaataataattacccAACGGTTAGAAAATGTAgtaagaggccttcctaaagtcTTTAATTTTCAGACACAAGGACAACCAGCCACATtgcaaaatcgtttaaattttaaacggaTATCTCACACCCAATGAcccaaaagtgacacaactcaaaattttaaattttcagaaatcgtacaacaacaacataatacactgatatcttttgtatttataaacaagtgtattgtgcatagtttaagcgtaaaataaatttttcgggtttatataacCCGACAATTTAATTTTGGGTTGTGTTGAAAGGGGTTTAAAATTATTGCATAAaagatttcaattttttttttttaatattccaaaaaaagattaaaaatttttttttggaaccatgccttttttctaaattttaccTCTAAATCAATCCGTGCTTTAGGTAAAGgagtaatcaaagaacttattttaaaaatatggcaaatatagaattgatagtttttttatattccatcaaagttgaaaaatattgaaaaaatggatagttggttaATATCGAtatacctggacaaatacaaagcagacagtacaatttttgtttattgttttcttaataaatagatcAATCAacagaatcaaaaataatgacgatgcGTTACATTGGGAACCAAGGACTTTTGCATACTCTCTTCTATTAGAGGGCTGATAGAAGGCCTACTTAAGAAGGTCTTCCATTGAAGTCCTGTAAGGAGACCTGTCGCGTAATGTCGCATAGAATTTCTACATGGAAACATCTATTGAAAGGCCTGAAAATTAAAGCAAGCATTTAAAGACGGTTAttagggaaaatatttttaatgaattcagCATAAAACCATAATATGAAAAGccattttaagcttatcaaaatggtaccaatatttcatttctatcactaaccattaaaaagttatgtggcttcaaagttatttatttaacaagaaaattatctttggtaaaaaaaagtttagacatttttgtattagcttgccttaacaaaacatttttaaagccacataactttttaacgggttgtgatagaaatgaaatattggtaccattttgataagcttaaaatgccCTATCAtcgtgtatatttaaaaaatctaatactttttttattttgtttatgagaTTTGAGACCCCTGTTGTgtgtttttggaactatttttaaggattcaaaaaacatcaattgtattaatttttgatgcacaatcgactagtgaaatcagatttgcaatatattcaacagtttttgctcaaaatgcgcatctttaggtgcgttgaaccaccacaacgagtgaaaattttccaaaaaaaaaggacgccattttttttatttgcgcaaaaaccatcagaaaaatgatgacaaccgaaaaacaaatgacgtgacctggtcacaaacgaactcttatcgatatatttcaaagacctttgcaacgacgtatataagaccatagttagttggacctacaatgggtcaaaatcggaaaaaatattttttaacccgaattttttttaaaaaacaaaaattttaattttaaaataacaattcgaaaaaaaatttcaaaaaaattaaaaaaacaactgtattttgaagtataattgaTTATTTTAAAGGTCCACAATGGCCCATTGATGaattttgccataaattttacgatttctttgaagagatattttgtactaatttacaattattttatctTATATTTGAATTATGGTCTTCTAATTATGGATTATATTAAGggcattttaaaatacaattttgtttaatacaatggTAGTTAAATAtctctaaatacttttttaattacaattgtgaagaaaaaaaatgttttaaaaaagtttcgtaaaatgtttatttgaaaatctttCACTTACTAGAACTTTAGCGAAGTGCCTTTATTATAACATGCATTTGACAAATGAAATCTATACAAGTTTTTGGGAAATTCATGGGCTGTTCGTAGGTTTTGTATGAACATCTTGTatcgatttttaataaacatatttcttgATACTTAATATCGAATGAAAAGTGAAGTCAAAATCTTTTGAAATTGGATTTCTCTATATCGAAAACTATCTTTTGACAAGTgaactttaaaaaatctttaagttTTCGTTTGTTTTTCCATTCGTAAACAAATGGAGTTAATGTAACTCAAATCAGATTTCTcatttatttatactttataattaaaatattagcaAAACAAGTAATCagtgaaaattaaatagaaaatgtaagttattttaaattttgatgatttcgaaatattaacttttttttctaaaattttacgattttaCACCCAAATTATTTGGCAACTAGGACAGAAGGCAGAATGCAATGACTATCGCatattttagaatgtgtaaatatctctttagaaggcctacaaattgaAGCACTAGCATTTTCTCCCGTCGGGCAATAGATATGtttgttttcgattttattgTCATGGATGTGTATATTAAACCTGGGCATCAATGTATGAGaagttttcaaaattagtttttctttttaaaaattatgaaacagATTATGTTCCTAGAAACTGGTAATTTTCTCTCAAATCTTCTAATCTGGTAGCAATTAACTTTTAATACTAATGAAGAATTTTAGAGTTACTACCACAAAGTTGTTTATATGAGCAGGCCTAGTACATCTTtgcataatttaaacaaaactaataaGCATTTATATAAGATGATATCGACAATTAATTGAAAACGTTTTCTTTGCTAATTTTGGTATAATAGGGAGGACCTTATTTTGACACAAACAaccatttaaacaaaattttgtattgccACAAATAACTTTTAATGATAATATAATTACTacggatcataatatgatttagtTGGatcaaaagaaaacaattttgattttaatcaaaaattaaagtatactttggtgaattCAGCACTCTTAATTGTTGAACTTGGCTATCATATCGCGTAGACACAATTTCGTTATAAATAACACAACCCAATCGGATGGgcataaaaattgcaaaatgctaatgtgttctttttaaaaatgctgaataattttaaaattctgtgCTCACTTTTCGAGATATGAGAATATCTCGatgtacataaaatttatattatgaaaaatatctatatttttctttaataaaactaTCACGATGGTAATGAATACCGTCAAAATtagcttaatattttatttacgtgAGAAATTAATTAGGAAAAACTTAATAGAGAATTTACCttgacatttgttgttagtcccataaaagaaaaaatggagaaaatcttGAAAGATACcccgttttttcaaaaaaattaagcaGGGAGGGTAgaaatgttgataatttaattttcaaatgctaatATTAGAGATAACTGATAGCtacgaagttttttttttgtagtgctcgatgtaatttttttttaatcggaacacaaacgaagaaattggatcgttttaaaaatataatatatccGAGGTGGATTTTTCTAAGACTCACtagcttaaaatttgtaaaagaaaTATGATAAATCTAAGCtaatttttataacaacaaTATTTGATGAGTTTTACGTGGTTATACATGGTATAAAGATACAGCTACAATGTTATTCAGGAAAAtcaaagatttaattttttagttttttttttgagtgtaccataaatgtaaattaaaacaagttcaACATACTCGTATATAAACAGATTTTGCCTATAATTATAAATACTTATAACCTTTTATTACATCCCTTGGCTacgaacaaaataaatatttatttcgtaTATAAGCAAATTAATGTTAACTTGAATTCAAAGTACTAGAGGACAAAGGACAAATAATACTATTGccatattattaattattgaagCATAAAATGCCTGTTAATAAAACAGTTATAATGGACAATATATAAACAGTTTAACATTGAATGCATATCTTTCCAGAAGAGACTAAACTAAAATgcttaattaaaacaagtaagaaagtatggtcgggcttgaccgaccatactttcttactacccttcactaagtaaaagagcaaaaatattattcttttaaaatttcaataatttatctttttgagtgattttcggaagtgggccttatatggcggctatgaccaattatggaccgatcaccatgaaattaggtcgtgtgatttatgtctatatgaaagttaactatgttgaattttgtgtgtataccaacatttttaatcgatttatgcacgttaaagtgattttcggaagcgggtctatatgggatctgtgactaattatggaccgatcgtaacaaaatttggtgacatgaattttgtatatataaaacttatttgaagtggaatttgtggagatacctacataaattaaacaattatgaccgataaagtccaatttcggaagtaCATTTCtatggggctaggagaaataatggaccgatttcagacagtttcaataggcttggtccttggatcgaaaaaataatatacaccaaattttatcgaaacatcttcaaaattgcgacctgtactctgcgcacaaggtttacatggacaggcagccgaccagccagccagccagacgtttaatcgactcagaaagtgattctaagtcgatcggtatactttatggtgggtgttacaaacacctgcacaaacgcattataccctccccactatggtggtgtagggtataataaaaaatgtttaaaaacccAACAAAACTTTTCAATTGTGGTTACACCAAACATACTGTGGGTATTGTATCGAATTTACTCGGCCTGACACTGATCTatgaaatttcgaattttttcatattataaaTTGTATGTATCACGAAGACTTTTTAGTAGTATTTTACGATGTTCTCGTATCAcgacttttattaaaaaaatattaaaatcctgtaaaatataaaatcctcCCATTCGACTTGGGGGTgtcatttataaagaaattgtattttcgaaaaatttatggCAATAAATTAAACCTTAAACTATTGCAAATTACGACAACTTTtaaatgctaaaatttaaatggaCGCAGAtgatctattaaaaaaataaaaaaatcggtaAATTTGGTTTCACCACAATTATTTATGGGCTATACAGAATTCCAAAGTCTAGTGTCTccaatttatgttgaatttaatATATTAGGAAATATTTTTCTATGGTCTACCGGTATGTGTCActgatttttatacccattttgtcattccgtttgtatagGCGCGGATCCAAAtgaacaaatgaatttttttttttatttttttatatgaaaactttttggttttacCCCCTCTGTATCCGCGCTtgcgtttgtaacacatcaaaatatacATCGCTGAccacaaaattatatatgtatattttaggttctcataagattctaagatgatctaggtatgtccgtccgtctgtctgtctgtggaATTTTCGATAGGGCCCAAATGAAAGGAGCTCTATTGTTAAGGTTTGTTAATGTTTTCACCAAATAGTCCATAATTTtacaaatgtcccccggaaCACTGTTTGAGCATATGTTTATTATGCAATTCTAATACAATTTTGCACTTATTAGTTCTAAGtattctgaaattatactgtaaagtattgcGAAAATCCAGCCACATTTGTCCCCAGTCTCCATACAAGGACCTCCTCTGAAAATGACTTGAAGATTTATAATTatcttataataataaatacgtGATTAAATTGCACATAAAAAGGTTTTACATGAACCTAAAtcattctaccaacttttgtgagaatCGGTCCctcatattgatggtgggtatacaagattcggtacagccgaatatatcccGCTTACTTGTTACGCGGTAGTTCACTACGCGCAAACAGTCAAATAAAGTCGAATGGACACTGTTTTGACAACAACATACCACTAGTCAGATGTAGAAAGTTACTAAATCGAACCTGTAAGCTCAGTAGGTGATTAAGTCTAGACTCTTGAGCCAGATAATGCACCCATGTTAGTATATAATTGCCCAGAAATCTGTGTCTCTTCATAGTAGAGCCGGACATTCGCCGTTTCCTAATTTTATCTGTTCTTGCAACTGCGACAAAGGTCgacttgaatttgaaaaatgttggtataaaatcGTCCAAATTGGACTAAAAAATCATCAATATCgcaaaatagttttgaaatcgTCAAAAACtggacaacaatttttttcggacaacaattttcattaaacaatatttagaGAAGTCAAACGGCATaagagttttaaaaattaaaacccgGATGATCGCAATCAGCATTTTGCAATATCAAATTAATGTCAATTTAGTCAGTTATCATGCATAGTCAAGCATACTCAAATCATGGTGAATCATGTTATAATAATTGTATGACAGAGTTTGGCATCTTCGTCAGATTTCTCAAATTAAACTTTTACAACATTTCATTAACCGGTAAAAAGTAAGTTTGGCTAATAACCATTCGACAGAATTTCTTAGCATGCAACCATCATTTCAATGTCAGGTACATTTTTCTAGATATTTATGTACCACACATAAGTATGTACAACTACTTGTCAGATCAAAGATTCTCAAATGGATCAAAGGTCCCCGGCCCTTTGTGGGTCCGTATAAACAGaataactcaaaatatttatgtatatacacTC
The nucleotide sequence above comes from Calliphora vicina chromosome 1, idCalVici1.1, whole genome shotgun sequence. Encoded proteins:
- the Osi12 gene encoding uncharacterized protein Osi12; the protein is MWSKKTFTISQLLIIVFISLCILTTTTSASTENISSSSATSTTTLQNAGTRTVLRIYDECTRAEGGFVPCLKKKAISFIDRISYIDAITVADGIKVVRLPGTSVSDLPAIRPMFSENELESSLSRSGEDRDTKLTNMLVERLSHFFNGHTLQVSFPKLTSDEIGRGLEEGRGKMKKMMSMMMMGMAMKMMGMLPIAMGMLYMLAGKALIISKIALLLAGIMGLKKLLSSKSSGGSTGWTSGGGGGGGGWSSGGGGGGWDRRSLNQAHDLAYRSYTKQLQQQQLKLQQQQQQQQPQQQQLQKSSTEQKL